From Quercus lobata isolate SW786 chromosome 11, ValleyOak3.0 Primary Assembly, whole genome shotgun sequence:
AgattaaaaaattcttaatttggTAATGTAGGattaagggcccaaattatatattgggtTTTGAGCCTTGTCCGAGAGCGTGGGTGGTCTGAGGAAGAACGAATGGTAAAGAATGGTTCAGGCTCAAGACTTAATGAGCAAGATGCAAATAGGAAGATTATCCAAGAAGGAATATCTCCTTAGATACGATAAGTACAACTCAAATATGTTTTCCAATGATCAGAGTGACTTTTCATGAAGCTCCAGTGATAGAGACGTgcatcatgaacatacgagGAGGAgggaaatccaaaatatctaaggaaaagccgCTACCACTGCATTTaatgcactacagctactttcctgactgcatttatgtggagaagacctctgaacagtgttgtcttggccaccacaactcatagaaagccaaagagggtgtctgatgggacaagtactcaaATAAGGGcttaaatgatcaacaagtgtcgGATCATGATGGTccaaagggagctatataatgtaagggaTCCTTCATGAGGAAGAGATCAGAAAAACAGAAACTgaatactgtagcaatcaaaattgtACCTGTACTCTGCTTAATTGATTTATGTGAAGAATAACCTCCTCGGACAATGAATTCAGTTAGTTCTATATTCCTTGTCCTTACTTGACCATCTTCTAAATTTATTCAAGCCATTGTCCAATTCATTAAGGCCTAGTTCTttaacccattctctacaaatttattatactgGGCTCACTGGGTCAATATCCTACACACATTTTGGGCTTAGGCTGTTaaacgtgtccctacaattggcgcccatTGTGGGGCGAACTTGTGCAATAGTGATGCAATGCTTAACTATGGTAGGATCAAGTCCACACCATGTAGAGTCTTTGGGATCCCAACATGGCAATCCGTTTGTCAATCTTGAGCAGAGAGGCGACCGTGAGAGAAATGTGCATACCGCACATACTGATAGGAGTCAACCTCGAGGTGGAACCCATATCTCCCAAGCAAAAAGTAACAAGGACCTACAACTGGAGATTAACCAGTTAAAGAGAAAGTTGCGCCATGCACGGCGAGACTGAGCCCCCTCCAACTCTGACGTTTCCTCTGAGGAAGAAGAGGATGTTAGTTATAGGCGAAGGTCAAGAACTCCATCTAGCGAATCTTTTTCCTACGAAGTAGAACACCATCATGAATGTAGACATAAGAGCCCGCCACGCAGAGGCTTGGGAAATGATGCTATGAGCAGGGCATTGAACTAGATTTCCAGATTGCCCTTCACACGCAACATTGAGGAGGCAATACTCTCTCGGcaattccaccaaccaacaTTTACCATCTACAACGGTTGAACAGATcctgtggagcatgtgagcTACTTCAACCAAAGAATGGCCGTCCATTCCAAGAACGAAgccttgatgtgtaaggtgtttCCATCTAGTCTGGGACCAGTGGCAATGAGATGGTTTGCGGCTTGGGGGCAGATTCCATAAGTTTCTTTAAGGAGCTCACCCAAGCGTTCAACTCTCATTTTATTAGTGCAACAGGGTTCCTCGACCCTTAGACTCTTTATTGTCTATGTCCATGAGAGAGGGGGAGACCGTGAAAGCATACTTGGAcagatactgggagatgtttaacGAGATAGATGGTGACTTTGACGATGTGGCCATCAGTACTTTTAAAGTCGGCTTCCTAGCCGAGCATGGTTTGAGGAAAACCCTGACTGGCAAACCTGTCACCATtgtgcgccaactcatggatcggattgataagtataaaagggttgaggaagaccagtaacaggggaaaggaaaggctaaggttaGCCCTCAAGAGATaagggatttcaggtcgaaCCGATACAATAACAACCTGCTGCGGAGAGATTTTGCTGGGTAGTCAAGGTCTACTAATACTCAGGTGGTTAATGCTGTGTTTCGACAACCGGTGCATTAGGTTCTTGAAAAGATTAAGAATgagtcattcttcaaatggccaaataagatggcaGGAAACCCCATAAGGTGTAATTAGAGCCTTTATTGCCATTACCACCAGGACCAAGGACACACCACCGAGGATTGTAGGAATTTGTGGGATCATTTGGACCAGTTGGTCCGAGAGGGAAAACTCAAGCAGCTCTTGCATCACTTAAGTGGCTAGGGGGGCCAGATAAATTCAGAACCCCGGAGAGATGATTCCTCAAGACTTCCCTTGGGAACGATAAATGTCATCTTCGCTGCTCTAGGGAAAACCGGCTCCTGTCCTTCCAGAGTGATGTCTGTTACTCGGCTACTTGCCGAGGATGCTAATTTGGAGCCAAAGAGGCCTAGAACAGAAATCCAATCGATTATGCGCTTCTCGGACCAAGATAAGATCGAAACCATCCAACCCCACGATGATACTTTGGTGGTTACACTCAAGATTAAGGGCTACGATGTGAGGAGGGTGTTGGTAGACCAGGGCAGTGGTGCTGAGATTATGTACCCCGACCTGTATAAGGGGCTAAATTTGAGGCCTGAGGACCTAATATTCTACAATCCCCCTCTGGTGAGTTTTGATGGGAAGACTGTCATCTTGAGGGGTATGATAAGACTACCCGTGCAAGCTAGTtcagaggtggtggaggtaaaTTTCATCGTGGTGGATGCTTATTCCCCCAACATGGCCATTGTAGCTAGACCCTGGCTTCATGCCCTGGAGGCCGTCTCTTCCACTCTGTACCAGAAGGTGAAAGTTCCGTCGGGGGGTCGCATTGAAGAAATCGTGGGGAGTCAATCCACAGCCAAGCATTGCCTAGTGGCTGTCATCTTACATCAACCTGAAGTTGAGTCCTCAACCTCTGCTGGAgggggcttatagcaatcaaaggcTTCAGCATTGCCTATAAATGGACTAGTCAATGAGGCAAAGTGTGAAGATTTGGAAACAGTTATGGTCAGTGATAatccggagaagttcttttTAATTAGAACTTAACTACATCCCTAGGAAAAGGGAGAGCTAGTAGAATTTCTTAGGAAAAATGTTAACGTGTTTGCATGGAATGCTTATGAAGCACCGGGGGTGAACCTGAGCTTCATTTGCCATCATTTAAATGTTAACCCATTCATCACCCCTAAAAAGCAATCACCTCGATGCCCATCCAAGGAACATGCAGATGCTGTCAGAGATGAAGTGATGAAGCTCAAacaggcaggggctatcaaggaagttttctaCCCGGAATGACTGGTCAATACTATCGTTGTGAAAAAGAAGAAcgggaagtggcgagtgtgtgtggacttcaAAAATCTGAATAAAGCTTACCCAAAAGATCACTTCCCTATACCTCGAATAGAttagttggtggatgcaacggTGGGACACcctcggatgagcttcttagacgcctttcaaggataccatcaaataccactagcccTAGACGATCAGAAAATGACAGCTTTTATCACTCCCATTGGAAACTACCACTACAAAGTGATGTCCTTCGGTTTGAAGAACACAGGGTCTACCTATCAAAagatgatgacgagaatgtttgAATCACAGTTGAGCAAGAGtattgagatatatatatatatatatatagacgacatggtagtgaagagtaaggtggtgtcTGAGCATGTGGGAGACCTTGGAAACATCTTTAAAATCCTAAGGAAACACAAGTTGCGCCTAAACGCTTCCAAGTGCTCATTTGGTGTGGGATTAGGCAAATTCTTGGGCTACATTGTAACTCACAGGGGAATTGAGGTCAATCCCAATTAAATCAAAGTCATTAACAGTTTACAACCACCTCAGAATCCTAAAGAGGTTCAGAAGCATACCAAAATGATTACTACCTTGAATTAGTTTATTTCTCGATCAGCGGACAGGTGCAGACCTTTCTTCCTCTTGATgaataagtggaagggatttgaatggaccgaggagtgtgctttGGCTTTCCAACAACTTAGGGAATATCTATCTCgaccacctatcatgtccagtctTGAGGTAGATAAAGTCCTGTTTGCCTATATCGCTGTGGCCCTTCATGCTGTAAGTCTAGTATTGATACGAGTTGATAGTGGCATACAACGGTcagtttactatgtgagcaagtcactacaTAAGATCGAGGTTCGTTATGTACCATTGGAGAAAGCCATCTTGGCGGTGGTGCATGGTACATGAAAGATtccccattacttccaagcacacaCAGTTGTTGTCCTAACTCAGCTTCCACTCAGGGCTATACTTCAAAGTGTTGATTACACAGGGAGGATTGCTAAATAGGGCACAATTTTaggggcttttgacatcaagtacaaGCCTTATACCTCTGTCAAGGGCTAGGTCCTCGTGGACCTAGTGGTCGAGTTCGCTGAACCCTCATTAAAAGAAGTGGCAGCGACACAAaaaatggatggaaaatcggttggcacaatctcCCTGCAAGAACTTTTATTCTAGAAGGTATACGATGATGGTGCAGCAAATCAAAAGGGCTCtagagtggggctagttctggtTTCTcctaaacaaatcaccattgaAAAGTCACTAAGACTGGGCTTCTCGGTTACAAATAATGAGGCTGAATATGAAACTCTGCTAGAAAGAATGTCCATGGTTCAGAGAAGGGAGGAAAGGCAGTGAAGATGTTCTCGAACTCAAGACTGGTTGTTGGCCAAGTGATGGGCGAGTTAGAAGCAAGAGATGAGAGAATGCAAGGGTACTTAAGTCAAGTTAGGCATTTGCAATCAAATTTTGAATCATTCATCTTGTTACACAtccctagaagtggaaacacacatgCTGATTCTCTAGCCATGcttgcaacctcctcggcgTAGAGTTTATCTTGGGTTATTCTTATAGAGGACTTGTGTAAACCCACGGAGGTAAAGGGAAAGGCGGTCCATATTCACCAAGTCAGAGTAGGgcctagttggatggatcccataataCTATTCTTGAGAGAGGACATCTTGCCGGAGGATAAATCGAAAGCTAACAAAGTACAGAGAAAGGCACCTCGTTTCTAGCTATCCGAGGACCGAAAATTGTACAAACGCTTCTTTTCTGGGCCATATCTACTTTGCATACACCCCAAGGCATCAGAATTACTCCTTGAGGAGTtgcatgaagggatttgtggaagccacacggGAGGCAGATCTTTATCTCACAGAACCATCACGCAGGGCTATTGATGGCCAAATATGTAGAAGGAAGCATAGGACTTAACCCCTTGTCCAACCTGTGGCCATTAGCTTAGTGGGGCTTAGATATTGTTGGCCCTTTTCCTAAGGCTGTAGGAAACAGGAGATATTTGCTGGTCGGTATggactacttcaccaagtggaTTGAAGTTGAGCCTTTAGCAAATATAAGAGACGTGAATGCcaagaaatttgtttggaaaaacatcGTCAAATGATTTGGAGTTCCCTGTACCCTCATCTTAGACAATGACCTTCAATTTGACAGCAAATCTTTCAAGAGATACTGTTGTGATCTTGGGATTACGAACAAGTactccactccagcttatccctAAGGAAATGGACAAGTCGAGGCTGTAAACAAagtcatagtgaatggactcaagAAAAGGCTGGATGACATGAAGGAAAAATGGGTAGAAAAGCTGTCACAAGTCCTCTGAATGTATAGAACTACTCCTCGCAGGTTAACAAGagagacccccttttcaatgacttatagAGCCAAGGCTGTCATCACTTTAGAAACTGGCTTCCCAACATTAAGGACCAAGTCATTCAATCCGAATAGTAACAATGAGTTGCTAGAAAAGAACTTAGactttattgaagaaagaagagaaagtgcaatgATTCAATTGGCATACtaccaacacaagctcaagTAAGGTTATGATGCCAACGTAAAGTTAAGGCCATTAGTGCCTGGTGACTTGGTATTGAGGAAAGTTCTAGGTACTGCGAAGAACCCAGCGTGGAGAAAGttagggcccaattgggaaggaccatatcgcatcacctcgATGGCTGGTATAGGAGCATATTTTCTGGAAGACTTAGATAAGCATGTAATGCCGCGCACTTGGAATgtaaaaaacctaaaaatgaattattattaatgaaagtttccTTTGTCaatatgttcatttgttgtaTAAAGGCATTGTACTTCCCTTTATTCATTCttttcaagtattaaacagaaccttagtcatgcctggctcctcagaccacatgctttggccAAATTAATACTAgttgacatctttataagtgattaaacagaaccttagtcatgccccAGATGAtttagggaaattaacacttaatGATATCTTATATAAGtgattaaatagaaccttagccATGCTTGGCTCCTTAAACCAGatgctttgaggaaattaacACTTAATGAAATCTtatataagtgattaaacagaaccttagccaTGCCTAGCTTCTCgaaccagatgctttggggaaattaacacttaatgacatcttatataagtgattaaacagaaccttagtcatgcctagcTCCTCGAACCAGATACTTTGGAAAAATTAACACTTAATGACATCTtatataagtgattaaacaaaaccttagttatgcctagctcctcggaccaaatgctttggggaaattaacactctatgacatctttatataagtgttaaacagaactaaTGTTATGTcaggctccttggaccacatagtttggtaaaattaacactTTGTGATATCTATTTGTTTCTCACTAATTGTCAAGACAGACCCAATATTATAACCAACTCCTCAGATTGGTAGCTCTGAGTAAGTTAATGTTCTTAattatttatctaagtgttaagcAGAGTGAAGAATATCTCTCCCTCTTATTCTTTACAAAGTATATTACTTATCTTCATTAGATCTAGCCTTCATTGCAGAAAAGTCAATTCACAGTACAGGTCTGTGGTAAACTTTTCTATTGCTGGTTCTTggttaaattgattaaattgtTAGTAGTGTATTTTTATcagtttttactaaaaataaagCAACAATAGTTCAATGCTATTCATGATAGTAATACTCCTCAAAGCACATAAAGCAAAAGTGCAAGAGATGAAGAGAACAAAATTCtcattaaatgaaaaaagaaatacattaCATGCATTGACAgaatgtcattaaaaaaataaaaaataaataaatactactacaaaagaaattgcaaagaAAATCCAAAGTGCTAGGCCTTGGCCTTAGAAGCAGGAGGGTCTTCTTTCTGGCTCAGTTGGGAGGTAGGAGCATCCTTGGCCTTAGGATCAACTTCTTGGGTCTTGGCCTCTGCTTCCTTTGCCTTTGCTGTAGCTTCCTTGTCTTTGGCTTTTGAGGAGGGCTTTTTCTCCCTACCCTTACCCTTGTCTTTTTCCTCTTCAGCCCCTTGGCCTTGATCACTAGCTTAACTGGATCCCTTCGAAGCCCCAAGGAGAGGGAGAGTAGCTTGGATAGTCAAGGGCTGCTTAGAAGTCTCTGGAGCAAGGGCAGAGGGAGAGGAGGTGGCACTTGGGACTTCGTGGATATCTGGGTGATAGTATACACTCCCAGGCTACCTCTAAACAGAGTCTGCAGGTACTTCTGCAATACTAAGGGCCCAATCTCATGTCACATTGCAATAACCTCAACATACCTCTGAAAGCTCCTTAGCGAGCCTAATTTGTGTCTCCTCCACATCGAGCTGATAAGACGCTTGCTTCTCAGCCTTGGCTGCTTCCTTGGCGAGTTGAGCTGCCTTCTTGGCCTTCTGCAACTCAACCTTAAGATCTATGACCAACTGCCTTTAGGTGGCCAGATCTATCTCGGTCAAGCGCAGTTTTTGGCGCTGATCCTCAGCCTGGCTCTCCACGATCTTTAGACCCGCCTCAGCACTCAGGCGAGCTTGGTCTGCCGCTTTTAGCTTCTCGAATAACTCAACCAGCTCCTGTTTGAGGGCCCCCAATGATTTTTCAACATCAGCATGGGAGAGGGCCTCAACCTCGGCCTCATTACGGGCGTCACGAACCCACTCCTTGGCCACAAAAACTTGCTGAGCAATCTGCCtaaagacaacaaaaaaatcacataagttaaaaagtaaagaaagaacGAAAATGCAACTTAGCATTTAAATTCACAAATATGATAGGTTGCTTACCATCGCGAGGTCCTTCTTCAGGGACAGGAAGAGGTCGTTCCGCTTGAAGCGCCTGTAAGCTTTTGTCTCTCGAGAGGAGTAAAGGCTGCTCTAGGGCTTTTGCAATATATCTGGCACACCCCCTTTGGAAGTCTCTGACTAAGGCGTTCCAAGGGATGGCAGTTTCATCCACCTCCAGCCGAAGAGGCCAGGTGCATTGTGTCATGAACACATTAGCCCTGTTTTGCTCCTCTCGGCTGTCCACAAAGTTGGACCTCTTGTCTCGGGCATCTTTGGCCATCTTCTATTGTTTTGTCCCCTTCTAAGGGCCCACCTCCCCTTCTTCAAGCACCTGCatcggccttttcttctttaaatcagGAATGGCCTTCAGTGTGAGGTCGGTGGGGATCGAAGGAGGGGGAGGAGGATGAGTAGGAGGAACTTAGGACTTCGGGACTTCTTGTGAAGTTGTCCCTTTGTTCTTTGCTACCATGAGGTCTCTCAGGCTTCTCCTCCCCCGGTTTAGTGCCATCTcgccctcttcttcttcagagGTGCTGTCTACATGAGCAATAACCAGGGTAGGATGGTGAACACCCGAGTATCTATCAGCCTCCTCTTCAGTGTCCGAGATGTTAACTAAGGGAGTCTCTTGAATCTGCCCttcttcaaaatgaaatttgtctATCTCCTCCTTGAGTGATAGACGAGAAGAGGTGACCTCCTCCCTTGGTGCTACTGCTGCCTCAGGCAAATCCTGTTGAAGTGGTAACACCATAGGTGGAAGGTCTCTCCGAGCCAAAAACCCCGGCTTAGAAACGTCTATGCAATTCAACCTAGGGTCACCAGCCTTTATTGCCTAGCCTACGTCTAGAAATGAGCGAGACAAGGGCTCGTATTCCAAAATTAAATGAACGGCCCGTAGCTGTCTGTCTTCGCTTATGAATATCTCAGATCTCAGCACTTTGTTGAGACCCGGTACGTTGACAAAACTGAGTCTCAGAGTGACGTGGTTTTTATCTACAAAAACATTCGAGGAGAAAATCATGGTCAAACCAATAAAAACTACCATAAAAATGAGATGAAGTGTTAAAAGTGAAAGGGGACGAAACTAAGAGTGCTAAATCCCTTGCCAAAGGGACTAATCCTAGGGTACCCCACTTGGCTCTCCTGCCTGAGTTGGGCAGTGAGGACCGTCATTCCATTCTTCGGAGATAATAAGGTAGTCATCCTTCATGCCCTTGTTTGACTTAGGATGACACAATATCAGTCTAATGATGTCGGACCGGGACTTGAGATAGTATCCTGCACCGACAAGCTTGTGGCACTCATACATGTGAATCATATCATGCCACATGAGCCCTAAGCCTATCTGCTCGTTGAGAGCGTCTACGTAACCTAAGACCCTAAATAGGTTAGGGCTGCACTGATAAGGAGTCAGTTTGTGGTTAATCAGGTAATCCCTGGTTACCCTACCCATGGGAagcgtcattcctccctctatgaaagtaATCATGGGAATGATGACTTCACCCACTTCTCTATTGGTAAGATTTTGCTCTGGAGCACAATATTGTAGGGCTACTCCCTGTGGAATGTGGTATCTAGTCCTAAATCCCTCCATATCGGCCAGAGAGTCTACTAAGTGCTAAAATCTACCAATCTAAGCAAATGTAGGTGACACGAaagatgttttctaaaaaagaaagaaggccgaggaggttggccgaggagagaaagaaaggttAAAGAGATAGATACTTACAAAAACAAGTGTATTAAATCTTGAACCTTTAGAAAAATCTTTTGGAAATTTCTTAAGGAAAAGAGTTAAGGAAACTTAGGAGTGTGGAGTTTTTGGTGAGTTGAAGTGCTTGAGATCTCTGGAGagcttgaaaatttgtaaagTGAGGGGAGAATGATTTCCCTTAAGGCTTTATATAGATGGTGAAAATGAGTGGGAGTTATCCCgatcaaaatttcaagaaaaaaaaaatcaaccgtTGGATCTAGGTGTCACCTTTAGATCTGGAGAACAAAGCGCTGCCTGGAGCAATTAACGGCGCCTCGCGGACTTCGAAGCGTCAATGGCAATTATGGGGCGTGTAAAATGACACTCCCACATGTGTAAATCAAAGGATAAAGTAGAATTAActcttaaaaattcaaaaccctagttttctcctcggatgagaggaaaaaaccggaattttgaggggctattgttgGATTAAGGgtccaaattatatattgggccttgggccttgtccaAGAGCGTGGGTGATTCGAGGAAGAACGAATGGTAAAGAACAGTTCAGGCTCAGGATTTAATGAGCAAGATGCAAAGAGGAAGATTATCAGAGAAGGAATATCTCCTCGGATACGATAAGTACAGCTCAAATATGTCTTCCAATGATCAAAGTGACCTTCCATGAAACTCCAGTGATAGGGATGTgcatcatgaacatacgagaaggagGGGAAtccaaaatatctaaggaaaagttgCTACTACTGCATTGAATGCACTGTAGCTACTTTCctggccacatttatgtggagaagacctctgaacagtgttgtcttgactactacaactcacagaaagccaaagagggtatctgatgggacaggtactcaaatAAGGGCtcagataatcaacaagtgtaggatcaagatagtccaaagggagctatataatgtaaaggatCCTCCATGAGGAAGGGATCGAAAAAACAGAAACTgaatactgtagcaatcaaaattgtACTTGTACTCTGTTTAATTGATTTATGTGAAGAATAACCTCCTCAGACAGTGAATTCATTTAGTTATGTATTCCTTGTTCTTACTTGACCATTTGCTATTCAAGCTGTTGTCCAATTCATTAAAGCCTAGTTctttaacccactctctacaaatttattatattgggctCACTAGGCCAATATCCCACACAATTTGGGCTTGGGCTGTCAAATGTGTCCCTATAGATGCTATTAGGACGAAGTTGAGAACAAATTTGAACTTGGATGTATTCCAAAACTACAACTCTGTTCAATATCTTTTCTTAGATGTGAATTTAAAACCAAGTTACAACCCCAAAAAACCATCACCACAAACCAAAATCACCTCTACAACCACAACACAAACCACCAATCAAAACTCTAATCCAAACCACCCCAAACAAccaacaacccaccacattcACATTGGAATCCACCAATTCACACACTACCCGCACAACCCACCACATTCACAACtctcaaaacccatcccaaaaccaaaaaacccaTATACGGCCAcaactcagagagagagagagagagagagagagagagagagagagagagagagagagagagagagagagagagagagagagagtttagagATCTGGATGACATGGTGAGGTTGACGACGTGAGAGAGGCTAAgaatgagagagggagagagagagatgctaAGAGTGAGACTAAGAGAGGCAAATGGGATAGAGATAGATAtgtgtgagaggagagagaaaagttgaataaaaaaagactCAAAATTATATAGCATTTATGCATTAATAGATGTAGCTCATGCCAACTTTTTTTGACATTTGAGACATCTAATGGAGGTGATTTTTGGTGTTTGGcatgctaaatgctaaaaaattagcATTTAACACATCCAATGCTACTACTCTAAGGTGTTTGTGAATGTCTATGTCTCCACTAAGGTAAAGTCTAATTGCTTAAAAGGCCAAGGCTTACTCCACCAAGCCAAAGAAATTGGagtgtgtttgtgaaaatgattaTTTGCTTGGCATTTCTTTATTGGCTTATGTTGTTGCTTTTAGTGGATGCCTATGTGGTGGTGTCATTTAGGCTTCATTAGAGAGTTCAtaagggaaaggaatgaaatgatcataagggaatggaaaagaatagaatggaatgtatttaatgaatggaaatgaatgaaatagaattaagtaattttgtttgaatgttttaaaataaagcaatagaaaagaatgaaaattaatgaaatgTAAATAACCTTGTTTGAGAGTAACATAGAGGGAAATAGatagaatcattttatgacaatattattattagactcctattttaaaataaatagttgaatatataggggtattttaggagttttagtaaaaaatttattaaatctaattttattcccTTCTATCCCTTCTAATTTTGgagagaataaaaatttgagattttaaggaaatagagaggaatgatTGTTCCTTCCTactcatttcattccattccacttaaacttccaaataagggtatgaacttttcattttcactattaaaactcccaaacaaaggaAGGGAAGAAtgttctaaaattattcttttcgttcctttccattccattgCATTCCCCCTTCCGAAACGAGTGCTTATGGTGTATTGTTGCTTTAGATGCATGGTGCTCCTAGGGCTCTAGGAAGGGGATTTAGAGCGgggaaatgaaatattttatattaagcTTCGGCCTGAATGAGGTCTTTGTAAGAGCATAACATGTCCATTTTGCCCTGCAATTTCCTAGACCCATAGCCCAAGTTGGTGATAAATAAGAAAAGGGAGGTCATTTACCCTGGGGCATGACCTCTCAGTTACCAAGTAACTAGGAAATGCTGAAAGTAAATACGTTACTTTGCCCAATTTTGTGC
This genomic window contains:
- the LOC115966924 gene encoding uncharacterized protein LOC115966924, whose protein sequence is MSVTRLLAEDANLEPKRPRTEIQSIMRFSDQDKIETIQPHDDTLVVTLKIKGYDVRRVLVDQGSGAEIMYPDLYKGLNLRPEDLIFYNPPLVSFDGKTVILRGMIRLPVQASSEVVEVNFIVVDAYSPNMAIVARPWLHALEAVSSTLYQKVKVPSGGRIEEIVGSQSTAKHCLVAVILHQPEVESSTSAGGGL